The sequence below is a genomic window from Desulfobulbus oligotrophicus.
CAAGGAACACTTGCAGGAGGTCCTGCAGTCCTTTCCCCCGAAGAACTACCAGCCACCCGCGCTTCGTCCCGAGTCCCAGAAGAAACCCGTCGAAGTTCCAAGAAAGGACTGGATTTATCCCGGGAACCAAGCTTGGAAATGTAAGCAGCCGGTGACTTCCCAGGCTGTCGCCAAGGTCGACGCCATCCGTGAGGAGGCCATGGCCAAGGGCTGGTCCGAGGCACGCCTCTTTCAGAACCAGGGCCGATTCCGGTTTCCCTGCGGCGAGGACTACGGCCTGGTCTGTTTCGTCGATGGCGATCAGGAGATTGGCGAGGTCACCGAGCGTTCTATCGAAATTATCCACGGGCCGAAGTCCGGGCGTCCCAGCACGCTGCGGTTCTACAACCCGGACGTGCCGCAGCCGTGGATGAAGAAAGTGGAGGATTGAGCCGTGAAGAAAAAGAAGCGCTACGCCAACGCCAAGGATGTCCTGCCCGAGGAACTCTTCGAGCAGATCCAGAAGCACTACACCGGAATTCTCTGGGTTCCTGCACCGAGCCGCTTCTACCAGGAACGCCGCGACCTAGTGCTTGCCCTTCATCTGCAGGGGATCAGCAGCCAGGAGATCTCCAACCTCGCCGGAGTGACCACCCGCCGGGTCAACCAGATCATCGCCGCCGAACGAAAACAGGGTCGGGACCGACAGTTTAGCGCCGCTTCCGGTAAGTAACCCCTGAACCGGCGGGAGCGCGTTTGGAGGCTAAATCGGCCTCCCGCCCCGTATCCCGGCTTGGGAAAACAATATTCGGCAGGATTTCCACGTGGCACTGAACAAACCGGACAAAGAGACGCTGGACCGCTGGCACCGCAACGAGGGCAAGACCGAACCGCCCCGGCGCGGGCCTGGTGCGCCCGAGGGCAACCAGAACCGGCTGCGTCACGGCATCTTCGCCGACCGTTGCCTGACGCCGGAAGAGAAGGTCATGTTCGACGCGATCATCGACCGCCTCAACCAGGACTTCGAGTTCAACAAGTCCAGCGACTTCCTGCAGGTGGAGCTGGTGGGCGTCTACTCGGTGAAGCTGGTCCGCGCCCAGATCGAGGGGAACACCGACGCCGCCGAGAAGCTCGACCGGATGATCCGCTGCCACATGAAGGATCTCAAGACCACCAAGATTGCCCGCGAGGGTGAGGAGCCGAAAGGCCCGCAGACCTCTCCGGCAGAATGGGCGGCGGCGCTGCTCGAAAAGGTAGCCGAGGCCGCCAACGCCCCGGGCGCGAAACCCTCCGGCCGCAAGAAACGCGGAAAGAATTGCGGATAACACCATGGAGGGCTTTTCCGATGACCCCGGCACACGGCGACTTGCGGCAGACAGCTTCACCAGGGATTGCGGATAAGACGTGTTCCTTGCACTTTCGGAATCGGCATTTTCCGGCCGTCGATCACCATTTCCACTCCTCGACCTCCTCCTGCAGCTCTCGATATCCGCTTGGCATGTCTGCGCATAAGCCGAGCCGCATAAGCCAAGTAGATATCGGCATGTTCACTCCGGAGCTCTCTCACACAACCCAAGTAAATATTGGCATATCGTGCCCCAGGCAGAACCGGCCAAGCCCCGCACACAGCCATTCCTTCGGCAGCGGCCCTCGCACATGCCAAGCAGATATTGTCATGTGTGTTCCGCGCCCGGAGCGCACAAGCCAAGCAGCTATAGCGATGTGCGGCCGACAGACAGCGAAGGAGAAATTCCGGTCAATCGATATTTCCCGCTCCGCCTGGGAGACTGAGAACCATCGTCATGATCAATCATCATCGGCGGATGTGTTCTTTTGCGGGCACTGTCATTCACTGTCTTCGACACTGTCTCGCCCAACGAAAACAGGAGCAGCCGAGGCCGCTCCCATCGTCGGGTTCGGAAGGATCAGAGTCGTTCGAGGGCTTCCTCGAGCTGGCCGTCCACGAGGTGTGTGTAGATCTGGGTGGTGGACACGTCCCGGTGCCCCAAGGCCCGCTGCACCACGAGCAGGTCATTGGTCGCGCCGTAGAGGTGGGTGGCGAAGGTATGCCGCAGCCCGTGCGGCGTCAGTTCCTTTTCGATCCCGGCCTTCCGCAGCCAGTGGGCGAGCCGGTTGGCTATCTGCCGCTGGCAGAGTCTGCCGTCCCGGTTCGACAGGAACAGGGCTTCCATTTCTGGGCGGCCATGTCGACGACGCTCGGCCAGGTAATGGCGCAGCAATGTGCGGAGGTCGGTCTTGATGAACTTGACCTGCGGCACATTTCCCTTGGCCCGCACCCGCAGATGCTTGGCGTCGAGGTCGATGTCATCCATGTCGAGCGCGGCCAGCTCGCCAAGCCTGATCCCTGTGCCCAGCAGCACCTCGATCATGGCGCGGTCGCGCAGCGCGGAGAAGTCGGTCCGTCCCTTGAGCTCCTTGAGCAGACGTTTCTTTTCGGCGGTGGTCAGGAACACCGGCAGCTTTCTCGGCAACCGATGCATGCGGATGGACCGGGCCGGATTGTCCTCGACCACGCCCGCCTCGACGGCCCAGGCGAAAAAGGCCCGCACCGCCGCCTTCATCCGATGGAGCGAGGCCGCCGAGCGAGGGCCTCGCTCACTCTCGGTGACCGCCCCGTCGGAAAACACCTGGTCGAGGAGCCCGGCCGTGACCGCCCGGCAGACGATGCCCGGGGTCAGCTCCCCGGCCACGCGGGCCACCAGGGCGATGTCCCGGCGGTATGCGGATATGGTCGCCGGGGAGCGTCCTTCGGCCGACAGGCGGGCACAGAACGCCTCTGCCGCGCCCGTCAGGTCGAGGTCAGCCGTTCGGTTGCTCATCGCTGGACTCCTTCACCCGGCTGTGGCCCATGGGTGTGCTCTTGGGCAGAGGCAGCTCCTCGATGCGCCCCGACTCCCTGGCCCAGACCATCATCATGCGGAACACCCGGACGGTCTTGGCAATGGTGCGCTCGGCCCGCTCCTTGCCGTCGGGGAGTTTGAGCAGCAGGTCGGACTTGTAGAACTTTCCGACCTGGGGAAGCCGGATCTCGGCGAGTTGGCGATCCGCGCCGAAGAAGGCCTCCACCGCGTCGAGGTCCTTCCGGTAGGTGTAAAGGGTCCGCTCTTTCTTTCCGGATTCCCGCAGGTAGCCGATGAAAGCCTCTGCGGCTTGATGCACGGTGCATTCGGTCATGTCGATGTCTCCTTTGTTGGTGGCCCGGTGTGTTCAGGACAGGAACTCGTCCAGATCCCGCAGCAGTTCCTCGACGTGGCCGAGGGAGCCGACGCTCGCCCAGGTGATGTCCGGCTGCTTCGCGTCCGCTTCGAGCTTGCCGCGAATGCCCTCTATCAGCCGGGTGATGTTCTCCTGCTTTTCTCGGTACGCCTTGAGTGCCTGCTGGCGGTTTCTGTCGTAGGTCATGGCCTGCCTCCGGTTCCGGTTTTCTTGGATGCGGGACCATCCCGCGTCACATCCAATGACGCTTCTATTTCGTTGGAAATCAAGTGTTTGCAGAGATCTTTCTGCATGTGACCCAAACCCATAACCCAAAGGAGATCAACATGTTGAAGAAGACCATCGAATGGACCATCCCGCTGGCCCTGGCCGGGATCATGACCGGCTGCGCCACCTACCGGCCTCCGGCCCAGATCCAGTCGGCGGTGGCCACCGTCAACCGCCACACACCCGAGTATGTGACCGAGGCCAACAAGGCGCTGCGCGAGGTCGGCCACCCGGACGCCGAGCGCCTGACCGGTGTCGGCCTGCGCCTGCAGACCGCCGTGGACGCCCTTGACCAGTGGGCCAACGGCGCGAACCAGGAGGCAGGCCAATGAAAGAGATCCTTCAGGAAAACAGCGATGCCGTTCGCCAGGCCGGTGAGGCCCTGGTTGAAATCGGCACCGAGCTGGCGGCGGGACGGATCGAGAACGCCCTCGGCCGTCTGGAAGCGGCCCAGCAGCAGTACCTGGCCTGGGCGGAGTTGGACCAGGCCATCATCGACATTCAGGAAGCTGTCCACGACCGGAAGAACACCCTGGCCGTGCAGCAGATCCTGACGGAACTGGTGGGCACCATCCTCGGCAGCGCCTTGAGGACGGGAATGCACTGATGGCGGTAACCGACAAGGAGCGCAAACTCGCGGCGACCCTGAGCGATCCCGTGTTGTGGGGGCAAGCCTACCTCTACAACCGGGATGGCTCAGGCCGCGACTACTGGCCGCACCAGGTGGAGGACCTGCGCTGCCCGGCCAAGAACATCATCCACCTCGACGGCCGGGACGTGGGAAAGTCCATCGTGCTCTCGACCGACGCGCTCCATTACGCCTTCACCACCCGGGGCGGCCAGGGCCTCATCGCGGCTCCGCACCAGGGGCACCTCGACACCATCATCGAGGAGATCGAGTTCCAGCTCGACAGCAACCCGGATCTGATGAACAGCATCGCCCTGACCAAGTACGGCAAGCCCAAGATCCACCGCAAACCCTACTTCCGGCTGGAGTTCACCAACGGTTCGGTGCTCTATTTCCGCCCGGCCGGGGCTTATGGCGACGCCTTCCGGTCCCTGCACGTGGGCCGCGTCTGGGTCGATGAAGGAGCCTGGCTGACCGAACGGGCCTGGAAGGCGCTGCGCCAGTGCCTCAAGGCCGGGGGGACGCTACGCATCTACTCCACGCCCAACGGCCTGCGCGACACCACCTATTACCGGCTCACCTCGTCGGATCAGTTCCATGTGTTCCGCTGGCCGTCCTGGCTCAATCCTCTGTGGACCGAGGATCGCGAGGCCGAACTGCTGGAGTTCTACGGCGGCCGCGACAGCTCCGGCTGGCAGCACGAGGTGGCCGGTGAACACGGCAAGCCCTCCTATGGGGCCTTCAATGTCGAGCAGTTCAACATCTGTCGGCAGGATCTGCTGGAGTACCAGAAGATCGTCATTACCGATTCCGAGATGCGCGACTGCGACACCGAGGAAGCGGCCCACGACCGGCTGGAGATGCTGCTCAACCTCACGCCCCGCAGCGGTCAGTTCTGGGTCGGCGGCGACCTGGGCTACACCAACGATCCCACCGAGATTGTCGTATTCCAGGAGTTGGAGATCGGCGAGCGGACGCTGCTGAAGATGATCCTGCGCGTGCATCTCGAACACGTTTCCTATCCGCACATCGCCCAGATCATCGCGCTGCTGGAGCGTTACTACACCCCGGCGGGCATCGGCGTGGACAACGGCGGCAACGGCCTGGCCGTGGTCCAGGAGCTGCTCACCCTGGACAAGTACAAGGGGCTGGAGCTGGAAGGCAGGCTCAAGGGATACGACTTCGGCGGCATGACCCGACTGGCGGTGCGGGACGGCAAGGAAATCAAGAAACGGACCAAGGAGCTGATGACCAGCCTCATCAACGGGGCTCTGCAACGCAAGCAGCTCATTTTCCCCTCGGACGACCTGGAGGTGGAAGACCAGTTCACCACCCACACCTACACCCTGCGGGACGGCAAGATCATCTATTCCAAGGGCAACGACCACATCATCGACGCGGTGCGCTGCGCCATGCTGATCCGGGAAGAAGGCAACCTCGACCCGGTCGGGGAAGAGGTGGTCTCGCTCAAGCCGGTGCTCACCAATCCGGTCTTCATCTGACCGCATCCTCCGACGCTTTCCACCCCGCTCCGGTAAGTAATGGGCATCGAGCCGGATTCGGCCCACACGGGCCGGATGTGCGGCTGTCATTGCCGAAACTACCGAGAGGATCACGTGGAAAGCACCGCCCATCAGGACGAACAACCCGAAAGCCTGGAAACCACCGGCTTTGTCATCGCGCCGATGGCCGCAGCGGCCGCTCTCGACTCGGCCGCCTTCGCCAAGGTCAACGCCGCCGAGGCGATTCCGGCCACCTGGGAAGAACGCGCCCGCAAGGCCTGGGAATACTATGTCGAGGAGCCGCTGGTGAAGAATTGCGTCAACTCCTGGCGCACCTTCGCCGTGGGCGACGAGATCAAGATCACCAGCGATGACGAGACCCTCAAGGAGCAAGCCCTGGAGGCCGCCTGGCGGCTGAACGTCTCGCAGTTCATCAAGGACATGGTTCTTCAGCTCCTGGTGAAAGGCGACGCCATCGGCTTCAAGCGCTTCACCAAGTCCGGCCAGGACATCGAGGAGCTGGTCTGCGTCAACCCGGTTTCGGTCAAGGTCAAATACGCCCAGGGCGAACTGATCGAGGCCCGGCAATTTCCCGAGGACACCCCCGGCGGCGGGGAATCCATCCCGCTGCCTGTCGAACAGGTGGTCCACCTCAAATGGGATGCTCCAGCCTTCTCGCCCCGGGGCAACTCCCTCGTGCTTCCCGCCTTTCAAGCCATCGAACTGCTGCGCGACTACCGCCGGGCCGAACAGGCCATCGCCAAGCGCTGGGCCACGCCGTTCCGCCTGCTCAAGGTGGGCGGCGCGTTCGGCCAGAAGATGGTGATGCCGGACCAGCGGATGCTCGAACAGGTCCGCGACATGGTCAACAAGATGGACATGAAAAGCGGCCTGGTGGTCCCGTTCTACGTCAACGTCGAAACCCACGGCACCGATGGCCAAGTCCTCAACGTCGAGGACAAGGTCAAGGAGGTGAAGGAAGACATTGTGGTGGCCCTGGGTCTGTCACGCTCGCTGGTGACCGGCGACGGCCCCAATTTCGCCACCGCCTCGGTGAGCATGCAGAAGATGATGGTCATGATCCGCGAGATCAAACAGGCCGCACGCAAGCTCCTCGACTGGGTGTTCGACGACTGGATGGAGCTGAACGGCCATGACGACAAGAGCATCCAGTTTATCTTCAACGACCTCGACCCCAGCGACGCGGTCGATTTCAAGAAGCTCCTCATCGAACTCTACGACCGCAAGCTCATCAGCCGCTCCAGCCTTCAGCTCAAGATGGACCTGGACCCGGACATCGAGGCCGCCAACCGCGAGACCGAACGTAAGCAGATCGACCTGATGGACGAGAAGCAGGTGAAGCCGGTGGTGGATATGGTCGTCTCCGGCATCCTCAGCGTGCCTCGCGCCCGCAAAATGCTCGGGATTCCGGCCGAGGACGATGAACCCACGGCGGAGGCGGCATTGGTCTGGTCAGGCGACCTGGAGTCCACCGGCATTGCTGCCGTGTGCGACGAGTGCAGCCACTTCATTGCTGACACCAACCACTGCCGGGTTCACAACAGCGAGCGCACCTTCGACGCCCCGGCCTGTCGTTTCATCGACCGCCGGGAGCCCCACTGATGCCGTCGGATCTTAAGCAGCGCATCCAGGCGGCCACCCTAAAGAGCCTGACGGCCCGCAACCGCTACAACGACCAGGTCACGGCCCAACTCACCCAGGCCCTGAAACAGGCCGAAGACGAGGTCGCCCGCGCCATCCTCCAGTACCGCTCCCTCGGCTCCCTGCCGGACAACAAGCTCGCCGCCCTCAAGGGGCTGGAAAAACTCCAGCTCGAACTCGACGACACCATGAAGCGGCTCAAGCGGGAGCAGACCTTGGTCTTTCGCAAGACGACCAAGGACTCCTTCAAGCTCGGCATCCAGCAGGGAATCGGAGAGCTCGCCGACGCGGCGCTGCCGTTCTACGCCGACCTCAAACCCGAAGGCATCGACAAGCTGGCCACCAAGGTGTTCACCATCGTCGACACCAATGCCCTCGACTTCATGGCCCAGTACAACCTCACCCTCGCCGGTGACGTCCACCGAGAACTCGCAGACGGCATCAAGCGCACCATCCTGAACGGCGTCGCCACGGGCAAGGGAGCCGACGACATCGTCCGGGACATGGGCAAGGTGATCGTCGACAAGGACTCCTTTCGCCAGGCCGGAAGCCGGGTGTTCAGCAAGGCCCAGTACCGCATGGAGATGATCGCCCGCACCGAGGTCCTCCGCGCCCACAACATGGGCAGGCTCAAGTTCCACGAGCGGGTCGGCATCCAGAAGCTGGAATGGCTGGCCATGGAGGACGAGCGCATGTGCCCGGTCTGCGGCGGGCTGGACGGCAAGACCTTTCCCATCGACAAGTTCCCCCAGCAACCCGCGCATCCGCACTGCCGCTGCACCAACATCGTGGCCTGGCCGATGACCGTCTGCGGCAGCGAGATGGCCGCCAAGGCCGCCGCCCAGGCATCGCAGGGGGACGCATGCATTCTCCCACCCCATGTGCTGGAAGGCATGGCCGAAGCCCAGGCCAAGGAGAACGCCAAGCTTAAGAGCGCCTTTGAAAACGGCGACATCGCCGACCTCGGCTCGCTGACGGTCAAACAGCTCCAGACCCTGGCGAAACAGAACGGCGTGGCCATTGCCCGGACCAAGGCTGATTTCATCAAGCTGCTCGATCTGGCCGAACCGGGGATCGATCACGGCGACCTGGCCGGAGCGGCGCTCAGCGCCAAGCTCAAGGAACACAAGATCGGTCTGCTGCGGACCAAGGAAGAACTGGTCGAGCTGCTCGGACTGAAGCAGGCGGAACTCAAACAGGCCAAGCTGCTCGCCGCCCAGATGGCGAAGATCCCTCCCGCCGAGGGGCTGGAGGGCATGACCGCCCAGCAGCTCAAGGAGATGGCGAAGGAGAACGGCATCTCGCTCAACATGACCAAACAGGAGACCATCGAGCTGCTGGACAAGCTGGAACCCGGCGTGGATCACAGCGGCCTGATGGGCAAGGAACTATCGGCGGCCAAACAGAAGCACGGCATCGGCATCCTCAAGAACAAGCAGCAGCTCGTTGAGGCGCTGCAGAAGAAGGCCGGTGCCGACATGGCCGAGTCGGTCAAGAAAAAGGCGGTCGACGAGGCCAAACAAAAGCTGATCCTGAAACAGAAAACGGCTCTCGAAGACGCCGCCAAGGCCGTGGCCGTTCCCGACACGCCGACCGGCTACAAGGATTTCCTCGACGCGATTGCCAAGGCGGAACAGGCGGTTTCCGGCGGCACCGATCTACCCCAGGATCTGCTGGCGGCCCACAGCAAGGAAATCGCCCTCAAGAAACAGCTCTTCCAGGACCAGGTCGGCAAGCTGAAATCGACGGAGCTCAAGACGCTCGCCAAGGAGACCAAGGTCCAGTATTGGCAGTGGGCGAACAAAGACGAGCTGACCACGCTCTTCACCGAGACCGATCCCGCGAAAATCAAAGCGGTTCAGGCCAGCATCGACACAAAGCACGCCGCCTGGGCCGAAAAACATGGCGGCAAGAAGAAAACCGCACCGGCCAAGCCCGCCACGCCGAAACCGGCTCCACAACCGAGTCCGGTCAAACCGCCCGAGCCCAAGATCGTCAAGAAAGGCGCGGAGTTCACCACCGTCGATACCGCATGGCAGCAGAAAGGTCTGCCGTCAAAATTCAAGAAAACCGGCAAGGCCGCTGTCGGCGGCGCACACGAAAAGGAGTTCTGGACCGATGAGA
It includes:
- a CDS encoding terminase large subunit domain-containing protein, with the protein product MAVTDKERKLAATLSDPVLWGQAYLYNRDGSGRDYWPHQVEDLRCPAKNIIHLDGRDVGKSIVLSTDALHYAFTTRGGQGLIAAPHQGHLDTIIEEIEFQLDSNPDLMNSIALTKYGKPKIHRKPYFRLEFTNGSVLYFRPAGAYGDAFRSLHVGRVWVDEGAWLTERAWKALRQCLKAGGTLRIYSTPNGLRDTTYYRLTSSDQFHVFRWPSWLNPLWTEDREAELLEFYGGRDSSGWQHEVAGEHGKPSYGAFNVEQFNICRQDLLEYQKIVITDSEMRDCDTEEAAHDRLEMLLNLTPRSGQFWVGGDLGYTNDPTEIVVFQELEIGERTLLKMILRVHLEHVSYPHIAQIIALLERYYTPAGIGVDNGGNGLAVVQELLTLDKYKGLELEGRLKGYDFGGMTRLAVRDGKEIKKRTKELMTSLINGALQRKQLIFPSDDLEVEDQFTTHTYTLRDGKIIYSKGNDHIIDAVRCAMLIREEGNLDPVGEEVVSLKPVLTNPVFI
- a CDS encoding phage portal protein family protein, with translation MESTAHQDEQPESLETTGFVIAPMAAAAALDSAAFAKVNAAEAIPATWEERARKAWEYYVEEPLVKNCVNSWRTFAVGDEIKITSDDETLKEQALEAAWRLNVSQFIKDMVLQLLVKGDAIGFKRFTKSGQDIEELVCVNPVSVKVKYAQGELIEARQFPEDTPGGGESIPLPVEQVVHLKWDAPAFSPRGNSLVLPAFQAIELLRDYRRAEQAIAKRWATPFRLLKVGGAFGQKMVMPDQRMLEQVRDMVNKMDMKSGLVVPFYVNVETHGTDGQVLNVEDKVKEVKEDIVVALGLSRSLVTGDGPNFATASVSMQKMMVMIREIKQAARKLLDWVFDDWMELNGHDDKSIQFIFNDLDPSDAVDFKKLLIELYDRKLISRSSLQLKMDLDPDIEAANRETERKQIDLMDEKQVKPVVDMVVSGILSVPRARKMLGIPAEDDEPTAEAALVWSGDLESTGIAAVCDECSHFIADTNHCRVHNSERTFDAPACRFIDRREPH
- a CDS encoding tyrosine-type recombinase/integrase, with product MSNRTADLDLTGAAEAFCARLSAEGRSPATISAYRRDIALVARVAGELTPGIVCRAVTAGLLDQVFSDGAVTESERGPRSAASLHRMKAAVRAFFAWAVEAGVVEDNPARSIRMHRLPRKLPVFLTTAEKKRLLKELKGRTDFSALRDRAMIEVLLGTGIRLGELAALDMDDIDLDAKHLRVRAKGNVPQVKFIKTDLRTLLRHYLAERRRHGRPEMEALFLSNRDGRLCQRQIANRLAHWLRKAGIEKELTPHGLRHTFATHLYGATNDLLVVQRALGHRDVSTTQIYTHLVDGQLEEALERL